GAAACTTGAAAAGTTGTTTGGTATGATGCCTCAGAGATGAGAAAAActgaaagaaaaaaggttgaCCATCAATATTTAGGAAGATCTCAAGTACATTTTTCAGTTGAAGCCTTGTTGTACTTCTGTGTGCTTTGTCTGTCTCGTGAACATCAAAATTACACAAAGCATATAATCAGTAGCTATTCATACTAGCTAGATAGCATGATACTTGAGGAATGCTGAAAGAAACCAAGAGACTCCTCCACACAGGGACACCTCAGCCAATGACATCAGACCTTTCTGATTCACCCTCAGTAGCAGTTTTGAGACTATTTTTGCTccttaaataaaaatgtttgtcCCTCTTTTCCTTCATAGAGGGGAATATAGACTAACATCTATCATCCACAGTACTACAGATACTAAGGACCTGGGAACAAAAAGCACAGAGTACCTTGTGCCTGAATCTGTAGAACATACAGCTAATCTAGGACCTGCAACAACAGTGTAAATATTGGATTTTGCCACGCACATAGGGTTAAGCTCTAATGGGATTTAACTTTGCCATGTGGTACGAAAGTTCAACTAACTGAGCTACTTTTACAATCCCAactactgtatgtgtttgttacgGTGGATTGAATGCTGGTTTTTGTCTGAGCCCTCTACCATGACTTAAGACATGAACAGGAATTACATCATAGGAGAATTTGCTGTCTCAGCCATGGTAAAATGCTTTAGTTCGACATCTGATCAATGTGGttgctacagtacacacatggtCTGAGTCCACCCCAGATGGAAAGAGGATCACAGAAAGTCCACCATTAACGCAATCTCCTTCTTCTTCAGCGGCAGAAAATCCAGGATTTTGTGTCAAACAATGTTTCCAAAGTGTTAAATGGTGAAAGGATGATCCAGAattgagaaagaggaaggggtaTTTTACCCcataaattatttttgtttgcagtaaatgttttgattatCAATGTGTTTCCCTGTTTACTTCACAGTGTGCTTCTTCCTGACTGGTCCCGGTCCCTCTACCGTCAGTAAGGGGTGAAGAGGATTGGCCCGTGGGTGGTGCGCATGGGCCCGGGGGCGGGCCTTAGCAGGCTCAGGTGTGTTCCCTGTAGGaggtggtgatgggggtgatgaTGAGGGGCAGGAACGGGGGCACGCAAAGCCAGCTGATTGGAGGAGGCCACAGCTGCCATTGCTGCGGCAACAGCCAGAGGGTTAGGCAACAGTCCTGCACCCAGAGTTTTTGGAAGGTCCTTTGAAAAAGCTAAGGAAGACTAATGAAGGAGaagggaatgagagagtgagagagagcgagagagagcgagagtaatAGAAGACAAAGTATAAAGGTTAGACTTGTGCTGTCTTTTGATACATTATACTAGAGCCTTATTATCCTCATCTGTAATGATGAACAGTGCAAACAGAAAACTATGATGGTGGAGCTATATGAATCACAAAGAGGTGAGTTTGTACCACAAAGTCTGTACGCTTCTTGTGCCGACTGAGGAGAGGATTGGGCTTTCCTGCCACTCCATCCCGATGCCGTCGACTGGAGATATGCTTAGGGGACAGATGGATGTTTAGATTCACACTGGCCTTCATTTCAACTGCTTCGTGTCCACATGCTGTGGCCATCATATTCTACACAAGACAAGCTGTAGCTGCTCACCTGCTTGAGCTGGAGCTCAGAGTTGACCCTCACGTTGCAGATCTCACAGTGGAAGGTACGTTCCTGAGTGTTGGGGTCTGTGGGGagaccccctccctgctctgggCTGAGTTTGAGACCTAGTCGGGGATACGCCTTGATGGGACCCAGCCCACTCCTGGCCTCCAGGATGGTTTTGTGTTTGGTTCCTGGGACCCCCAAAGAGACAGATTAATACATATTGTCGGCACATTTGATCAATGCAAATTTGCAGTGTTCATACTGTTTATATGCGGTCCTGTATAGTGTAGTGTTTATGTATGTTTTACAATATTTGACCGTATAGCAAAAGGATGTAAAACAGTGTGAgcagtaaacacacatacaaatgaccATGAGGCATAGTTACATTTATCTGCCACTAGAGAGCAGCATCTCATGTGCAGCAATATCAAAGCACTTTTCATTGTCTTTCAACTTTTCTCATCATGTGTCCATGCGTATTTGATTCAGACACAACCTAAATAAACATCACTATTTTGACATTCTGAAATTCTACTCCTGCATCCATGGCCTGAGGCCATTTTTACCTTTGTTGTGTGCCTCCAACTGAGACAGGGAGTTGACTGCTACTTTACACAGGGAGCAGTAGAGCAGCTTCTTGGCTTTGTCCTCTTCAGACTCCCctgaggggctgggggctggagagggcgTGTCCAGGCTGCCTGTCCCAGCTGGGTCCATAGAGAGGGCACTGGCACCTGGAGATGGGGTGCAGGACATCGGGGTACTACCCTGCAGCAGGGGGGATCTGACGGGTGTCTCTGCAGGGGTGGCTGGGGCCTGGGAGGTGGGGAGCGGGCTTGGAGTCATGGGCGACCCGTTTGAATTGGGGCGGGACAGGACATCATCTGCGATCACAGTGGAGAGGTAAAAGGAACATATTATTTACTTTTCTAGCATTACTACAAGTGGATTGCATTGAGCACAATAAACTGACAACGATGACTGTGACCCTGCTGATTCTAATGATGGCTGTATAGCAGTGCTGCCCTGGTGTGTGGGCTCAGAGCTAAGTTCCTCAGGCTCATCCATCTAGAGAGCTCCGTTTAGATGTTAGATTAGTCCTGATAAAACGTTATTCATCCCAGAAGGGAAATTCAGAATGAACATATGTAGAACATCTGCAGATATGTAGCAAACAATGTGCCGTACAGGTGAGGATTTCTTTTCTgaagaaatgtttttttgtctaTTTTAGTTTTTCACCAGGCATGTCCTAAATATGTATGTAATACATTATCTATGTAATATGTATCTGTGTcatgtcctgtcctgtctgtggTGGGTCAGGTGGAGCTGTTATGTCTCagcttcttcttctccccccagctccctcttccactcctccctgtctcccctctctagaGAGGCCAGTCCTGATGACTGGGGCCTCCAGCAGGAAGCTTATCCTCATCCGTGCTGACAGAGGCGTCTCCAGGCACACATCGACTAACGCTCCTGTCTGTCCCCTTTTGACCTCTGACACTacagctgtacacacacacacgtgtgaaaTGGGTGTCAGCGGATTTCATGGCAGAATGTGTGTTCACGAGTGTgggataaatacatacatatgcACAGGTGAGCCTTACCCTGCTTGCTGCTAGGGTCAGGctctgggctggagggtgacggtctggggggagaggcagtggggggagggggctgcttGTCCCCTTCCTGGGGACGAGTTTTGGAAGTCTCAATGCCCTTCACTCTTCGGGCATGGCGATTACCCTTATAGTGGGCCTCTGCCTGGCTCTAAAGGAATACCgcaaaagggaggagagagttacGTTACTTCATAATCCACAGTGTATTCACAGCATATTGCAGTTCATCTCATACACTTTAGAACATGCTCATATATCAGCCCTGGCTCATGTTTTCCCCAGCTTAATACATGGAAACTTCAACGATGTAACACACTAATCTAATATCTACAAACATGAGACTCCCTCACCCCAGTTACAGGCTTAGTACGGAGGCCAGAGGCCCCTGCTGACAGGCATACCTTATACCCTCACACCATGCCTGCTTGCTACAGTATATTCTAAGTCCCTCTTTCCTGTGTGGTAAGGCATATGTCAGTCACAGAGCCAGTGGGGTCAGAGTGGTCAACTTTACCTGCAGTGCTGAGGGCCTGTCTCTCAGTAGAGGGCTTTAAGCTGACACTTGAGTCCAAGGCTGGCCTCATTCTACCCCTGCTCTAGCCCTTCCATTCCCCATGTTAACCCTACTCTTAACCCACTCTCTGACCCCACTTGGTCCTGCTGTGGCATTTTACTGGTCAAGCGCAAACTGCAGTCTAATCATGATCTATCGCTGCCATATCTTTGCTctatcccttctccctctccgctCTGGTCATGCTCTccccacctgcctgtctccagAGCTGGAACACTCTGAGTTCACATTATTAATTATACATTCATCATCTGATTAATTTAGCACTCAGAACTCTGTTTTCTGGCTGTCACAGTCATTAGAGATCAGGGCTTTCTTAGTCAAACCCAGAAACACATTGTTTATAGTCAATGTAATTCACGAACATTAACAtgcaaataaaacaaacattaaACAAAATGTACGTTTTGTCTTTGATTTTGACATGATTTGACATTTCACCATTATCATGTGTTGTGATAACACATTTAAGGACACATTTATATAAGTGTAGTCCTGAATCTGTAAGATTTAACCTCTGTCAATGTTGTGAAGGAGTTCATTCCAGAGTATTCTGGTGTTGCTTTACAGGATGAGTAGTAATTACTGGATTAGGATGAGTGAAAATATAGAGTGGTGAGATTATCTTCAACAGGCCCCTCAGTGTAGGACCCCAGTGACAGCTGACTCCCACTGCTGgtgaagaaggaagagagaagagac
The window above is part of the Osmerus mordax isolate fOsmMor3 chromosome 1, fOsmMor3.pri, whole genome shotgun sequence genome. Proteins encoded here:
- the LOC136943072 gene encoding zinc finger protein 385A-like isoform X1, which gives rise to MILGSINRPGAVPAFLRTPTMIPSPLDMKPFLQFPLDTPHPASVNLFHNFNTWINQKASITMPHVGYNTVYTMDPVQKAVMSHTFGPPLIKTKRPIISCNVCQIRFNSESQAEAHYKGNRHARRVKGIETSKTRPQEGDKQPPPPTASPPRPSPSSPEPDPSSKQDDVLSRPNSNGSPMTPSPLPTSQAPATPAETPVRSPLLQGSTPMSCTPSPGASALSMDPAGTGSLDTPSPAPSPSGESEEDKAKKLLYCSLCKVAVNSLSQLEAHNKGTKHKTILEARSGLGPIKAYPRLGLKLSPEQGGGLPTDPNTQERTFHCEICNVRVNSELQLKQHISSRRHRDGVAGKPNPLLSRHKKRTDFVSSLAFSKDLPKTLGAGLLPNPLAVAAAMAAVASSNQLALRAPVPAPHHHPHHHLLQGTHLSLLRPAPGPMRTTHGPILFTPY
- the LOC136943072 gene encoding zinc finger protein 385A-like isoform X2, with translation MWGSGSINRPGAVPAFLRTPTMIPSPLDMKPFLQFPLDTPHPASVNLFHNFNTMDPVQKAVMSHTFGPPLIKTKRPIISCNVCQIRFNSESQAEAHYKGNRHARRVKGIETSKTRPQEGDKQPPPPTASPPRPSPSSPEPDPSSKQDDVLSRPNSNGSPMTPSPLPTSQAPATPAETPVRSPLLQGSTPMSCTPSPGASALSMDPAGTGSLDTPSPAPSPSGESEEDKAKKLLYCSLCKVAVNSLSQLEAHNKGTKHKTILEARSGLGPIKAYPRLGLKLSPEQGGGLPTDPNTQERTFHCEICNVRVNSELQLKQHISSRRHRDGVAGKPNPLLSRHKKRTDFVSSLAFSKDLPKTLGAGLLPNPLAVAAAMAAVASSNQLALRAPVPAPHHHPHHHLLQGTHLSLLRPAPGPMRTTHGPILFTPY